In Pedobacter sp. W3I1, one DNA window encodes the following:
- a CDS encoding NADPH-dependent FMN reductase, protein MITIIAATNRPNSNTLKVAKYYQRQLKEKGADASLFSLEHLPIDILNTDMYGKRSEAFQEIQNMINNTEKFLFIMPEYNGSYPGVLKVLIDACNFPDSFYDKKAALVGISSGKYGNIRGVDHFTGVCHYIHLHILPLRLHIPNIKTELDAEGNFTQADTIRFTTEQIEKFIKF, encoded by the coding sequence ATGATCACAATTATAGCCGCTACCAACAGGCCCAATAGCAATACGCTAAAAGTTGCTAAATATTACCAAAGGCAACTAAAAGAAAAAGGAGCTGATGCCAGTTTGTTCAGCCTGGAGCACCTGCCCATAGATATTTTGAATACGGATATGTATGGCAAAAGATCGGAAGCTTTTCAGGAAATCCAGAACATGATTAATAATACCGAAAAGTTTTTGTTTATTATGCCAGAGTACAATGGAAGCTACCCGGGGGTATTAAAAGTGTTAATAGACGCCTGTAATTTTCCGGATAGTTTTTATGATAAAAAAGCAGCCCTGGTTGGTATTTCTTCTGGCAAATACGGTAATATCCGTGGTGTAGATCATTTTACAGGCGTTTGTCATTACATTCACCTGCATATTTTACCCTTACGTTTGCACATTCCGAATATTAAAACCGAGTTAGATGCAGAGGGTAACTTTACCCAAGCAGATACCATCAGGTTCACCACCGAGCAGATAGAGAAATTTATTAAATTCTAG
- a CDS encoding ParA family protein, which yields MSKIIALANQKGGVGKTTSSINLAASLAVLEYKTLLVDADPQANSTSGIGFDPRNIKDSIYECIINDIDPLQAIQKTDTPNLDLLPAHIDLVGAEIEMINLNNREYKMKAVLEKIKDQYDFIIIDCSPSLGLITINALTAADSVIIPVQCEYFALEGLGKLLNTIKIVQNRLNPDLEIEGILLTMYDVRLRLSNQVVEEVRTHFHELVFDTIIQRNTRLSEAPSYGVSVIMHDANCKGAINYLNLAREIVKKNGLLKEEENIGTATL from the coding sequence ATGAGCAAAATTATTGCATTAGCAAATCAAAAAGGTGGTGTTGGTAAAACAACTTCATCTATAAACCTGGCTGCGAGTTTGGCCGTACTAGAATACAAAACTTTACTGGTAGATGCTGATCCTCAGGCAAATTCGACTTCTGGTATCGGTTTCGATCCCCGGAATATTAAAGATAGCATTTACGAGTGCATCATTAATGATATCGATCCTTTACAGGCCATCCAAAAAACGGATACCCCGAATTTAGATTTACTGCCTGCCCACATCGATCTGGTTGGTGCAGAAATTGAGATGATTAACCTGAATAACCGCGAGTATAAAATGAAAGCGGTTTTAGAGAAAATCAAAGACCAATATGATTTTATTATTATCGATTGTTCGCCATCTTTAGGTTTAATTACCATCAATGCTTTAACCGCTGCCGATTCGGTTATTATTCCTGTTCAGTGTGAGTATTTTGCGCTGGAAGGTTTAGGTAAATTACTAAATACGATAAAAATTGTTCAGAACCGTTTAAACCCTGATCTGGAAATTGAAGGTATTTTACTTACCATGTACGATGTGCGCTTACGTTTATCGAACCAGGTGGTAGAAGAGGTGAGAACGCATTTTCATGAATTGGTTTTTGATACCATTATCCAGCGTAATACACGTTTAAGCGAAGCGCCTAGTTATGGCGTTTCGGTAATTATGCACGATGCCAATTGCAAAGGTGCCATTAACTACCTGAACCTCGCCCGCGAAATTGTAAAGAAAAACGGCCTTTTAAAGGAAGAAGAAAACATAGGAACAGCAACTTTATAA
- a CDS encoding ParB/RepB/Spo0J family partition protein: MTSFQRKTGLGRGLSALLDDSESSHPPKQQVNAVSETEQIGNISHVSLTEVETNPYQPRTEFDQVALNELADSIKTQGLIQPITVRKLGANKYQLISGERRFRASKLAGLTQIPAYIRSANDQQMLEMALIENIQRENLNAIEVALSFQRMIDEVGLKQEQLGERVGKNRTTVTNYLRLLKLPPAIQASIRDQRISMGHARALINVDGVDKQLFIHQEILEKGLSVRKVEELVRNLQHVPLKAGEKSKEKVVSFQYQKLQDDLASKFATRVKLKVSQNGKGAIEIPFMSDDDLNRILELLDW, encoded by the coding sequence ATGACATCTTTTCAGCGAAAAACAGGTTTAGGAAGAGGGTTAAGTGCGCTTTTAGATGATAGCGAATCTTCTCATCCGCCGAAACAGCAGGTAAATGCTGTTAGCGAAACTGAGCAGATTGGCAATATCAGTCACGTAAGTTTAACTGAAGTTGAAACCAATCCATATCAGCCACGTACCGAATTTGATCAGGTTGCTTTAAACGAGCTGGCCGATTCGATAAAGACACAGGGTTTGATCCAGCCGATTACGGTAAGGAAATTAGGTGCCAATAAATACCAGCTCATTTCGGGCGAGCGCAGGTTCAGGGCTTCGAAGCTAGCTGGTTTAACACAGATTCCTGCTTACATCCGCAGTGCCAACGACCAACAGATGTTGGAAATGGCCCTGATCGAAAATATTCAGCGCGAAAATTTAAATGCCATTGAAGTAGCATTGAGTTTCCAGCGGATGATTGATGAGGTAGGTTTAAAGCAAGAACAATTGGGAGAGCGTGTAGGTAAAAACCGGACAACAGTTACCAATTACCTGCGATTGTTAAAACTTCCGCCAGCTATTCAGGCTTCTATTCGCGATCAGAGAATTAGTATGGGGCACGCCAGGGCCTTAATTAATGTTGATGGTGTTGACAAACAATTGTTTATTCACCAGGAAATTTTAGAAAAAGGATTATCGGTACGCAAGGTAGAGGAGCTTGTACGTAATTTACAGCATGTACCTTTAAAAGCCGGCGAAAAATCGAAAGAAAAAGTGGTTTCTTTTCAATATCAAAAACTGCAGGACGATCTGGCCTCTAAATTCGCTACCCGTGTAAAGTTAAAAGTAAGTCAGAATGGTAAAGGGGCGATAGAAATTCCTTTTATGAGTGATGACGACTTAAACCGAATTTTAGAGTTATTAGACTGGTAA